One segment of Paenibacillus pabuli DNA contains the following:
- a CDS encoding aspartate aminotransferase family protein, whose amino-acid sequence MAKGNEQPGSGTAVAGAAATGAAAQTESSLFQTYARYPISLVKGKGSWLWDDQGNRYLDFMCGLAVTSLGHAPEKVGAKLKAQIDELWHVSNLFQIPGQEKAAALLTANTCADAVFFCNSGAEANEAAIKVARRYHQKVKGNDRYEVITFAQSFHGRTLATLTATGQDKVKEGFLPLPAGFVTVPLHDTAALEAAIGPKTAAIMLEMVQAEGGVYPVELEFVKHVRKLCDEHGLLLIVDEVQTGMGRTGKLFAHEHYGIEPDVFTVAKGIGSGFPVGAMLGKGFLRDAFTPGSHATTFGGTPLASSVVIATIETMLEDRLPERAAEMGDYLMSSLRNRLAGNSFVKEVRGLGLLVGIECAEPVGDIVLAGQKRGILFVNAGPNVIRLLPNLYVSKEEIDEAVSLVATLIEEHVAAKKA is encoded by the coding sequence ATGGCAAAAGGCAATGAACAGCCAGGTTCTGGCACAGCAGTAGCGGGAGCAGCAGCAACAGGTGCAGCGGCACAGACGGAAAGCTCTCTTTTCCAAACGTATGCGCGTTATCCAATCAGTCTGGTCAAGGGTAAAGGCAGCTGGTTATGGGATGATCAGGGCAACCGTTATCTCGACTTCATGTGCGGACTCGCTGTAACGAGCCTTGGCCATGCACCAGAGAAAGTCGGAGCCAAGTTGAAAGCTCAGATCGATGAGCTGTGGCATGTCTCCAACCTGTTCCAAATTCCGGGCCAGGAGAAAGCAGCGGCTTTGCTGACAGCCAATACATGTGCGGATGCGGTGTTCTTCTGCAACAGTGGTGCGGAAGCCAATGAGGCAGCCATTAAGGTGGCCCGTCGTTATCACCAGAAGGTGAAGGGAAACGACCGTTATGAAGTGATTACGTTTGCCCAGTCCTTCCACGGACGGACACTTGCAACACTGACAGCAACAGGGCAGGATAAGGTGAAGGAAGGATTTTTGCCATTGCCAGCTGGATTCGTGACGGTTCCTTTGCATGATACGGCAGCACTGGAAGCGGCGATTGGCCCTAAAACAGCAGCGATTATGCTGGAAATGGTTCAAGCCGAAGGTGGTGTATATCCGGTCGAACTGGAATTCGTCAAGCATGTACGGAAATTGTGTGACGAGCATGGCCTTTTGTTGATCGTAGACGAAGTACAGACCGGAATGGGACGTACAGGCAAGCTGTTTGCGCATGAACACTACGGTATCGAGCCAGATGTGTTCACGGTAGCCAAAGGGATCGGAAGCGGCTTCCCGGTAGGGGCAATGCTCGGTAAAGGTTTCTTACGGGATGCATTTACTCCAGGCAGCCATGCAACGACATTCGGAGGTACACCGCTAGCTTCTTCCGTGGTGATTGCCACAATTGAAACGATGCTGGAAGACCGCTTGCCTGAGCGCGCTGCTGAGATGGGTGATTATCTGATGAGCTCCCTGCGGAACCGTTTGGCAGGCAATTCATTTGTGAAGGAAGTTCGCGGATTGGGACTTCTGGTCGGAATCGAATGTGCAGAGCCAGTAGGCGATATCGTTTTGGCCGGACAGAAACGTGGCATCTTGTTCGTCAACGCAGGACCGAATGTCATTCGTCTGCTTCCGAATCTGTATGTGAGCAAGGAAGAGATCGATGAAGCGGTATCCCTGGTAGCAACGTTGATTGAAGAGCACGTAGCAGCGAAGAAGGCCTAA
- the argB gene encoding acetylglutamate kinase — MNSTLQNESAGVEKGAEKQTFVMKCGGSTLAALPESFFADLRDLQSQGTQPVIVHGGGPAISENLAKLGIETEFVNGLRKTTEPVLDVVEMVLAGSINKQIVRLIERVGGHALGLSGVDGGLIQAKPVANHAEIGWVGDVTGVKAEIIQGIVNMGYMPVIAPVGVDAAGQRYNINADTAAGAVASHLGVSRMIVVTDVPGIMKTVNGEKKVLPSVSVQEIEDMIQTGEIYGGMIPKVRAAIACIHGKVREVIIVDGSEPQILSRVLKGETIGTRIIRMQ; from the coding sequence ATGAATTCAACATTGCAGAATGAGAGTGCCGGAGTGGAAAAGGGTGCAGAGAAGCAGACGTTTGTCATGAAATGCGGAGGCAGCACGCTTGCGGCTTTGCCTGAGTCCTTTTTTGCGGATTTGCGCGACCTGCAGTCCCAGGGAACTCAGCCCGTCATCGTGCATGGTGGAGGCCCGGCAATATCGGAGAATCTGGCAAAGCTGGGCATTGAAACCGAGTTCGTGAATGGACTCCGCAAAACGACGGAACCTGTGCTGGATGTCGTGGAGATGGTGCTGGCCGGGAGTATCAACAAACAGATCGTACGCCTGATAGAGCGCGTCGGAGGACATGCGCTGGGCTTGTCCGGCGTAGATGGTGGCTTAATCCAAGCCAAACCTGTGGCGAATCATGCAGAGATCGGCTGGGTAGGAGATGTGACGGGCGTTAAAGCGGAAATTATTCAGGGCATTGTGAACATGGGGTATATGCCTGTAATTGCTCCGGTGGGCGTGGATGCAGCTGGACAACGATATAATATCAATGCAGACACCGCAGCAGGTGCGGTAGCTTCCCATCTGGGTGTAAGCCGGATGATCGTTGTGACGGATGTACCTGGAATTATGAAGACTGTTAACGGGGAGAAAAAAGTACTGCCATCGGTCTCCGTACAAGAGATCGAAGACATGATCCAAACCGGAGAAATCTACGGCGGCATGATCCCTAAGGTGCGAGCAGCGATTGCTTGCATTCATGGCAAAGTACGCGAGGTTATTATCGTGGACGGAAGCGAGCCACAGATTCTGAGCCGCGTGCTGAAGGGCGAAACGATCGGAACCCGAATTATCCGCATGCAATAA
- the argJ gene encoding bifunctional glutamate N-acetyltransferase/amino-acid acetyltransferase ArgJ has protein sequence MGTNVKQQAFTVVENGTIVTPRGFTAGGLHCGLKKTSRNDIGAIRCEVPATAAAVYTTNVFQAAPLKVTRESLSNGRLQAVVVNSGNANACTGQQGEKDAYAMRSAAARELGVAEEDVAVASTGVIGELLKMDAVHSGISALPASLGQDVHEAEQFSQAILTTDLVKKEACVSVVVNGKNVTIAGAAKGSGMIHPNMATMLAFMTSDAVIGAEALQRLLRQATNHTFNMITVDGDTSTNDMLVAMSSGMAGNEELTTEHPDWDAFAAGFTYVCEVLAKAIARDGEGATKLVEVQVTGAVSDESAQAIAKTVIGSSLVKSAMFGADANWGRIIAAVGRAGQPVNPDTVDIRLGDISVLEQSRPVVFDEEAALAYLQTDTVRIVVDLHHGEGTATAWGCDLTYDYVRINAAYRT, from the coding sequence ATGGGAACAAATGTGAAGCAACAGGCTTTCACCGTAGTAGAAAACGGGACGATTGTAACCCCGCGCGGGTTCACTGCTGGCGGACTTCATTGCGGATTGAAAAAAACATCACGCAACGACATCGGAGCAATCCGTTGTGAAGTGCCAGCCACGGCAGCAGCCGTATATACGACAAATGTATTCCAGGCTGCACCATTGAAGGTTACCCGCGAGAGCTTGAGCAACGGACGCCTTCAAGCCGTTGTAGTCAACAGTGGTAATGCCAATGCTTGTACCGGACAACAGGGCGAAAAGGATGCATATGCCATGCGTTCGGCAGCAGCACGTGAACTTGGCGTAGCCGAAGAAGACGTTGCTGTGGCATCGACCGGGGTAATCGGTGAGTTGTTGAAAATGGATGCCGTGCACTCGGGCATCAGCGCATTGCCGGCAAGTTTGGGGCAGGATGTACATGAAGCGGAGCAATTCTCTCAAGCGATCCTCACGACCGATTTGGTGAAAAAGGAAGCCTGTGTATCTGTCGTTGTAAACGGCAAGAACGTTACGATTGCCGGTGCAGCCAAGGGCTCAGGCATGATTCATCCCAACATGGCGACGATGCTCGCATTTATGACAAGTGATGCCGTCATTGGCGCTGAGGCGCTGCAGCGCTTGCTGCGACAGGCGACCAACCATACGTTTAACATGATCACCGTAGACGGAGATACCAGCACCAACGATATGCTCGTAGCGATGTCCAGTGGGATGGCGGGGAACGAAGAATTGACTACGGAACATCCGGACTGGGACGCTTTTGCTGCAGGATTCACTTATGTGTGCGAAGTGCTGGCCAAAGCAATTGCACGTGATGGTGAAGGGGCAACGAAGCTGGTCGAGGTGCAGGTTACGGGTGCGGTGAGTGATGAATCGGCACAGGCCATTGCCAAAACGGTCATTGGCTCCAGCCTGGTGAAATCAGCGATGTTCGGTGCGGACGCGAACTGGGGACGGATTATTGCAGCCGTAGGGCGTGCAGGACAGCCGGTTAACCCGGACACCGTGGATATCCGTCTGGGAGACATCTCGGTACTTGAGCAGTCCCGCCCAGTTGTATTCGACGAAGAAGCAGCGCTGGCTTATTTGCAAACGGATACGGTTCGCATTGTGGTGGATCTGCACCACGGCGAAGGAACGGCAACAGCATGGGGCTGTGACCTGACATACGATTATGTACGAATCAACGCGGCATACCGCACTTAA
- the argC gene encoding N-acetyl-gamma-glutamyl-phosphate reductase yields MSNKLKVAIVGSTGYGGVELIRFFQNHPQVEITSVISSSSSGESIADGFPHLTDVIRRPLDGVVPAEIAERADLVFTATPSGVSAKLVPSLLEAGLKVIDLSGDFRLKDGAVYEQWYKHPAPPSELLEQAVYGMAEVYGDEVKGKNFISNPGCYPTATLLGLIPAVEAGWIDPATIIIDAKSGVSGAGRGTALAYHYAEMNENFKAYKLNKHQHIPEIEQVLGNITGSPVTVTFTTHLVPMTRGIMSTIYASLVGDHSDRDLVDLYRKYYENRPFVRVREPGIWPSTKEVQGSNYCDIGFAVDPRTGRLTIISVIDNLVKGASGQAIQNMNLMMGWEENLGLNMTPVYP; encoded by the coding sequence GTGAGTAATAAATTAAAAGTGGCAATTGTCGGTTCCACCGGCTACGGCGGGGTGGAGCTGATTCGTTTTTTTCAGAACCATCCACAGGTTGAAATCACGTCGGTGATCTCTTCATCCAGCAGCGGTGAGTCTATTGCAGACGGATTTCCGCATTTGACGGATGTGATTCGCAGGCCACTGGATGGCGTAGTTCCAGCTGAGATAGCAGAACGTGCAGATCTGGTATTCACGGCTACCCCATCCGGAGTAAGCGCAAAGCTCGTTCCAAGCCTGCTCGAAGCAGGGCTGAAGGTGATCGACCTGTCTGGTGACTTCAGGTTGAAGGATGGAGCAGTGTATGAACAGTGGTATAAACACCCGGCTCCACCGAGTGAGCTGCTGGAACAGGCTGTGTACGGAATGGCCGAAGTGTACGGGGATGAAGTAAAAGGCAAAAACTTTATTTCCAACCCGGGCTGTTATCCTACAGCTACCCTTCTGGGACTTATTCCTGCAGTGGAAGCAGGATGGATCGATCCAGCCACGATTATTATTGATGCCAAATCCGGCGTATCCGGTGCTGGACGGGGAACGGCTCTGGCCTACCATTATGCAGAGATGAACGAGAATTTTAAAGCCTATAAACTCAACAAACATCAACATATCCCTGAAATTGAGCAAGTGCTCGGCAATATTACTGGAAGTCCGGTAACGGTGACGTTTACGACGCACCTGGTTCCAATGACACGTGGGATCATGAGTACGATATACGCCAGCCTGGTGGGAGATCATAGTGATCGGGATCTGGTAGATCTGTACCGTAAGTATTATGAGAATCGACCGTTTGTAAGGGTACGTGAACCAGGAATCTGGCCTTCGACCAAAGAAGTGCAAGGATCCAACTATTGTGATATCGGCTTTGCAGTAGATCCGAGAACCGGACGTTTAACAATCATATCGGTCATCGACAACCTGGTGAAGGGTGCTTCCGGGCAAGCAATTCAAAATATGAACCTGATGATGGGATGGGAGGAGAACCTCGGGCTGAACATGACGCCGGTATATCCATAA
- a CDS encoding YitT family protein encodes MQQHQHFVPNRKKRLTTLIPLNGPWRNVVDTASIIFGSFLIAVAFNLFLLPNQIASGGVSGLSILGKEWLGLEPAYTQWAINIPLLIAGFLLIGKQYGIRSVLGSIVLPLFVYLTKDWAIPTTNPLLGSLYGGIGVGLGIGIVYRGRGSTGGMSILARIVQKYSGLSYSLCVVIMDATVIIMAAFVLSLEQSLYALIGLYVTGKVIDAVEMGLGYSKVAYIISNKTEPITKVILADLDRGLTKLEAKGGYTDDQRTVLMVVVGQNEVPRLKALIRSVDPGAFVIISNAHEVLGEGFKRDEA; translated from the coding sequence ATGCAACAGCATCAGCACTTCGTTCCAAACCGCAAAAAGAGGTTAACCACCCTCATCCCCTTAAACGGACCCTGGAGAAACGTAGTGGATACAGCATCCATTATTTTTGGTTCGTTTTTGATTGCAGTAGCCTTTAACTTATTTTTATTACCTAATCAGATCGCTTCAGGTGGGGTATCCGGGCTGTCTATTCTCGGAAAGGAATGGCTGGGGCTTGAACCCGCATATACGCAGTGGGCCATCAACATTCCGCTTCTCATCGCAGGCTTTCTGCTCATTGGGAAACAGTATGGGATCCGTTCGGTGCTCGGGAGTATTGTGCTGCCCCTGTTTGTTTATCTGACGAAAGACTGGGCCATTCCTACGACGAATCCTTTGCTCGGATCTCTATATGGAGGTATTGGTGTGGGGCTCGGCATAGGCATTGTATACCGGGGAAGAGGTTCAACAGGTGGGATGAGTATCCTTGCCAGAATCGTACAGAAGTACAGTGGACTTAGTTACTCTCTTTGCGTCGTGATCATGGATGCTACCGTTATTATTATGGCTGCGTTTGTATTGTCATTGGAACAGTCGCTTTATGCACTGATTGGACTATACGTTACCGGAAAAGTCATTGATGCCGTGGAGATGGGACTTGGCTACTCGAAGGTTGCCTACATTATCTCCAATAAGACGGAACCAATCACCAAAGTCATTCTTGCCGATCTGGATCGTGGATTAACGAAGCTGGAGGCGAAGGGTGGTTACACGGACGACCAGCGTACCGTATTGATGGTTGTGGTTGGGCAAAATGAGGTGCCGAGGCTGAAAGCACTAATCCGGTCCGTGGACCCGGGGGCTTTTGTCATCATCAGTAATGCGCATGAAGTGCTCGGCGAAGGCTTTAAGCGGGATGAGGCATAA
- the secA gene encoding preprotein translocase subunit SecA, translating into MLGLVKKIFGDMNERDVKRLMKTVDVINKLEPQFQALSDEQLKAKTEEFRARIEKGETTDELLPEAFATVREASRRVLGKRHYDVQMLGGIALHEGRISEMKTGEGKTLVGTLPVYLNALMSKGVHVVTVNDYLAQRDSQEMGQIYEFLGMTVGVNLSGMDHALKQHAYACDITYGTNNEFGFDYLRDNMVLYKEQMVQRPLFFCIIDEVDSILVDEARTPLIISGQAQKSTDMYYAADRFVKRLTPEEDFTVDIKVKSVALTEGGVAKAEKAFGIENLYDHANVTLNHHIVQALKANVIMRRDVDYVVSEEEVMIVDEFTGRLMAGRRYSDGLHQAIEAKEGIEVQNESMTLATITFQNYFRMYRKLAGMTGTAKTEEEEFKKIYGLEVLQIPTNRPNKRNDMADVVYKSIDGKFKAVVEEIVERHSKNQPVLVGTVSIENSERLSDMLKRRGVKHQVLNAKYHAEEAEIISGAGQAGAVTIATNMAGRGTDIILGEGVAEVGGLHIIGTERHESRRIDNQLRGRAGRQGDPGSTQFYLSLGDELMRRFGADNVLNMMERLGFEEDQPIESRMITRAVESAQKRVEGNNFDVRKVVLQYDDVMNQQREIIYKQRREVLESENIKQIVMDMIKPSIERIVEAHCSDDIPENWELQEVADYMNSKLLDDGSITKDDLWGKEAEEIIEYLFDKVQKKYNAREERIGEEMVREFEKVVVLRAVDSKWMDHIDAMDQLRQGIHLRAYGGTDPLREYQFEGFEMFHQMIASIQEEVATYVMRAQIESNQERQAVVEESQISTSGEPAEKRPVKVSDQIGRNDPCPCGSGKKYKHCHGQE; encoded by the coding sequence ATGCTAGGACTTGTCAAAAAGATCTTCGGCGACATGAACGAACGTGATGTTAAACGTCTGATGAAGACGGTCGATGTGATCAATAAACTGGAACCACAATTTCAGGCGTTGTCTGATGAGCAACTGAAAGCCAAAACCGAGGAATTCCGCGCCCGTATCGAAAAAGGGGAAACAACAGACGAGCTTCTTCCGGAAGCATTCGCAACGGTACGTGAAGCATCCCGCCGTGTTCTGGGCAAACGTCACTACGACGTACAGATGCTTGGTGGTATTGCTTTGCATGAGGGCCGCATCTCCGAGATGAAAACGGGTGAAGGTAAAACCCTCGTAGGAACCCTCCCGGTTTACCTGAATGCGTTGATGTCCAAAGGGGTACACGTCGTTACGGTCAATGACTATTTGGCACAGCGTGACAGCCAGGAGATGGGACAGATTTACGAATTCCTGGGCATGACGGTTGGGGTTAACCTGAGCGGTATGGACCATGCGCTGAAACAGCATGCATATGCTTGCGATATTACGTACGGAACGAATAATGAGTTCGGTTTTGACTATCTGCGTGACAACATGGTGCTCTACAAAGAGCAAATGGTACAACGTCCATTGTTCTTCTGTATCATTGACGAAGTGGATTCCATCTTGGTCGATGAGGCGCGTACGCCTTTGATCATTTCGGGACAAGCACAAAAGTCGACGGATATGTACTATGCAGCAGACCGTTTCGTGAAACGTCTGACACCGGAAGAAGACTTTACAGTAGATATCAAAGTGAAATCTGTTGCCTTGACTGAAGGCGGTGTGGCTAAGGCGGAGAAAGCATTTGGCATTGAGAACCTGTATGATCACGCCAATGTTACGCTTAACCATCACATCGTACAGGCGCTGAAAGCAAACGTAATTATGCGTCGTGACGTGGACTACGTAGTCAGTGAAGAAGAAGTCATGATTGTCGATGAGTTCACAGGCCGTCTGATGGCTGGTCGTCGTTACAGTGACGGATTGCACCAGGCAATTGAAGCGAAAGAAGGCATCGAGGTACAGAACGAGAGCATGACGCTCGCTACAATCACATTCCAGAACTACTTCCGGATGTACCGCAAGCTTGCGGGAATGACAGGTACCGCGAAAACCGAGGAAGAAGAGTTTAAGAAAATCTACGGCCTCGAAGTATTGCAGATTCCAACCAACCGTCCGAACAAACGGAATGACATGGCAGATGTCGTATATAAGAGCATTGACGGCAAGTTTAAAGCTGTAGTTGAAGAGATCGTGGAACGTCACAGCAAGAACCAGCCGGTTCTTGTGGGTACAGTATCCATTGAGAACTCCGAGCGCCTTTCCGACATGCTGAAACGCCGTGGTGTCAAACACCAGGTACTGAATGCCAAGTACCATGCGGAAGAAGCAGAAATTATCTCGGGTGCTGGTCAAGCAGGTGCGGTTACCATTGCAACCAACATGGCTGGACGGGGTACGGATATTATCCTGGGTGAAGGTGTAGCTGAAGTGGGCGGTCTTCATATCATCGGTACAGAGCGTCATGAATCACGCCGGATTGATAACCAGCTGCGCGGACGTGCAGGACGTCAGGGTGACCCCGGTTCTACACAGTTCTATCTGTCCCTTGGCGATGAGCTGATGAGACGTTTCGGTGCAGACAATGTACTGAACATGATGGAGCGTCTTGGCTTTGAAGAGGACCAACCGATAGAGAGCCGCATGATTACCCGTGCAGTTGAGTCTGCACAGAAACGTGTTGAAGGAAATAACTTTGACGTACGTAAAGTCGTTCTTCAATATGATGATGTCATGAACCAGCAGCGTGAAATTATTTATAAACAGCGCCGCGAGGTCCTTGAATCCGAAAATATCAAACAGATCGTTATGGATATGATCAAACCTTCCATTGAACGCATTGTTGAAGCACACTGTAGTGACGATATTCCAGAGAACTGGGAACTGCAGGAAGTGGCGGACTACATGAACAGCAAGTTGCTGGATGATGGTTCGATTACCAAAGACGATCTGTGGGGCAAGGAAGCCGAAGAGATCATCGAGTACCTGTTTGATAAAGTACAGAAAAAGTACAATGCACGGGAAGAGCGTATCGGTGAAGAGATGGTTCGTGAGTTTGAGAAAGTGGTTGTGCTTCGTGCAGTGGACAGTAAATGGATGGACCACATTGATGCGATGGATCAACTGCGTCAAGGTATCCACCTTCGTGCATACGGCGGTACAGATCCACTGCGTGAGTACCAATTTGAAGGCTTCGAAATGTTCCATCAGATGATTGCTTCGATCCAGGAAGAAGTGGCAACTTATGTGATGAGAGCTCAAATCGAGAGCAATCAGGAACGTCAAGCGGTAGTGGAAGAGAGCCAGATCTCGACGAGCGGAGAACCTGCTGAGAAGCGTCCGGTAAAAGTCTCCGACCAAATCGGCCGCAACGATCCTTGTCCATGCGGCAGCGGCAAAAAGTATAAACACTGCCACGGCCAAGAATAG
- the cls gene encoding cardiolipin synthase, with product MHIESILLMVLLGLNIIFAAAVVFFERKDASASWAWLLVLNFIPVLGFVLYLLTGQNLTRYRLFQWKERKKLGLEERIAAQLEQLHDNRTPFRNKATESSQDMIYMNLKQNDALLTEDNAVEIITDGTDKFQRLLDDIEAAQDHVHVQYYIYRGDRLGKRIRDALIRKAREGIKVRLLYDALGSRRVSNRFFKELREAGGLVEVFFPSKFSLINLRMNYRNHRKIVIIDGNLGYTGGFNVGDEYLGLNSKFGYWRDTHLRIQGNAVHALQTRFLLDWNEASKQHDTPYVPEHFPHIEGTGTTAMQIVSSGPDAETEHIKNSYLKMINGAKHSIMIQTPYFIPDASVFEAIRLACLSGIDVRIMIPNKPDHAFVYWATLSYIGELLKVGAKVFIYDNGFIHAKTLIIDSMVASVGTANIDYRSFRLNFEVNAFMYDEKIATALVNTFEHDLKVSREMTQEEYNKRSLKIRFKEAISRLLSPIL from the coding sequence GTGCATATTGAATCCATTTTACTTATGGTACTCCTGGGCCTGAATATTATCTTCGCTGCGGCAGTCGTGTTCTTCGAACGCAAGGATGCCAGTGCATCCTGGGCTTGGCTGCTCGTCCTGAACTTTATTCCTGTGCTCGGGTTCGTACTTTATCTGCTAACAGGTCAGAATCTGACCCGCTACCGGCTGTTCCAATGGAAAGAGAGAAAGAAGCTTGGGCTCGAGGAACGCATCGCTGCCCAGCTCGAACAGCTGCATGACAATCGGACGCCGTTCCGCAACAAAGCGACGGAGAGCAGTCAGGACATGATCTACATGAACCTGAAGCAGAACGACGCTCTTCTGACGGAAGACAATGCTGTGGAGATCATTACGGATGGAACGGACAAATTCCAGCGTTTACTCGATGATATTGAAGCAGCGCAGGATCATGTTCACGTGCAGTATTACATTTACCGGGGAGACCGGCTGGGTAAACGAATTCGGGATGCCCTGATCCGCAAAGCGCGGGAAGGTATCAAGGTTCGTCTCCTATACGATGCGCTTGGATCGCGGCGGGTGTCCAATCGCTTTTTCAAAGAATTGCGCGAAGCAGGCGGTTTGGTGGAAGTCTTTTTTCCATCGAAATTCAGTCTGATTAACCTTCGTATGAACTACCGCAACCACCGCAAGATCGTCATTATTGATGGTAACCTCGGTTATACCGGCGGATTTAATGTGGGCGATGAGTATCTCGGGTTGAACTCCAAGTTCGGTTATTGGCGCGATACCCATCTGCGGATTCAGGGAAATGCCGTTCATGCCCTTCAGACGCGATTCCTTCTCGATTGGAATGAGGCATCCAAGCAGCACGACACTCCATACGTTCCTGAACATTTCCCGCATATTGAGGGTACGGGAACGACGGCGATGCAGATTGTGTCCAGCGGACCGGATGCAGAGACGGAACACATCAAGAACAGTTACCTGAAGATGATTAACGGAGCCAAACACTCCATCATGATCCAGACGCCTTATTTTATCCCGGATGCCAGTGTATTCGAAGCCATACGTCTCGCGTGCCTGTCAGGTATTGATGTGCGCATTATGATTCCCAACAAACCGGATCATGCCTTCGTATACTGGGCTACGCTGTCTTACATTGGTGAACTGTTAAAAGTCGGAGCAAAAGTATTTATATACGATAACGGCTTCATTCATGCCAAAACGCTCATTATCGACAGCATGGTTGCATCGGTGGGCACCGCCAATATTGATTACCGCAGTTTCCGCCTGAATTTTGAGGTAAATGCCTTTATGTATGATGAGAAAATTGCCACGGCATTGGTCAATACTTTCGAGCATGACCTTAAGGTATCTCGCGAGATGACGCAGGAGGAGTACAACAAGCGCAGCCTGAAGATTCGTTTCAAAGAAGCGATCTCCCGCTTACTGTCTCCGATTCTGTAA
- the prfB gene encoding peptide chain release factor 2 (programmed frameshift), with protein MIDPSVKQDLREIGKKLTNLRGSLDLDLKQEMIENFEEKMSAPDFWDDNEKAQSVIAEMNAVKGSVDQYAKLQQDYDDALMMIELADEEGDEDLAAEVGSSVTAIVGKLEEFELQLLLNQPYDKMNAILELHPGAGGTESQDWGQMLLRMYTRWAEKRGFKVEVLDYLPGDEAGIKSVTLSIKGHNAYGYLKAEKGVHRLVRISPFDSSGRRHTSFVSCDVVPEIDDTVEVDIRTEDLKIDTYRASGAGGQHINTTDSAVRITHIPTGVVVTCQNERSQIKNRERAMTMLRSKLYERKIEEQKQQLDEIRGDQSDISWGSQIRSYVFHPYSMVKDHRTSVETGNTGAVMDGDLDAFIDGYLRSQIKVETE; from the exons ATGATTGATCCAAGCGTGAAGCAGGACCTGCGTGAAATAGGCAAGAAACTAACAAACCTTAGGGGGTCTCTT GACTTAGATCTCAAGCAGGAAATGATTGAGAACTTTGAAGAGAAGATGTCTGCTCCCGATTTCTGGGATGATAATGAGAAGGCGCAATCGGTGATCGCCGAGATGAATGCAGTTAAAGGATCGGTTGATCAATATGCGAAGCTGCAGCAGGACTATGACGATGCCCTAATGATGATTGAACTGGCCGATGAAGAAGGCGACGAAGATCTGGCCGCCGAAGTTGGCAGCAGCGTTACGGCCATCGTAGGCAAGTTGGAAGAGTTTGAACTTCAGCTTCTGCTGAATCAACCGTACGATAAAATGAATGCCATTCTTGAGCTTCACCCGGGTGCAGGCGGTACCGAGTCACAGGACTGGGGACAGATGCTGCTCCGGATGTACACTCGCTGGGCTGAGAAACGCGGCTTCAAGGTAGAGGTGCTGGATTATCTGCCTGGTGATGAAGCAGGGATTAAGAGTGTCACGCTATCCATCAAGGGACACAATGCTTATGGTTATCTGAAAGCAGAGAAGGGTGTTCATCGCTTGGTGCGGATCTCTCCTTTTGACTCTTCGGGCCGTAGACACACATCCTTCGTATCCTGTGACGTTGTTCCAGAGATCGATGATACGGTGGAAGTGGACATCCGGACAGAGGACTTGAAGATTGATACGTATCGTGCGAGTGGTGCGGGTGGACAGCATATCAATACCACCGACTCTGCCGTACGGATTACACACATTCCTACAGGGGTCGTGGTAACATGTCAGAACGAACGTTCACAGATCAAAAACCGTGAGCGTGCAATGACGATGCTGCGTTCCAAATTGTATGAGCGTAAAATTGAAGAACAGAAACAACAGCTGGATGAAATCCGAGGCGATCAGTCGGATATTTCATGGGGAAGCCAGATTCGCTCCTATGTATTCCATCCCTATAGTATGGTAAAGGATCACCGTACGAGCGTAGAGACAGGAAATACAGGTGCAGTCATGGACGGCGACCTCGATGCATTCATCGACGGTTATTTGCGCAGCCAGATTAAAGTGGAAACCGAGTAA